Proteins from one Ascaphus truei isolate aAscTru1 chromosome 19, aAscTru1.hap1, whole genome shotgun sequence genomic window:
- the DNAJA2 gene encoding dnaJ homolog subfamily A member 2 — MSNVADTKLYDILGVPPGASENELKKAYRKLAKEYHPDKNPNAGDKFKEISFAYEVLSNPEKREQYDRYGEQGLREGSGGSGMDDIFSHIFGGGLFGFMGGQNRSRNGRRRGEDMMHPLKVSLEDLYNGKTTKLQLSKNVLCSSCSGQGGKTGAVQKCSACRGRGVRIMIRQLAPGMVQQMQSVCSDCNGEGEVINEKDRCKKCEGKKVIKEVKILEVHVDKGMKHGQRITFTGEADQAPGVEAGDIVLVLQERENEVFQRDGNDLHMTHKIGLVEALCGFQFNFKHLDSRQIVVKYAPGKVIEPGSVRVVRGEGMPQYRNPFEKGDLYIKFEVQFPENNWINPEKLTELEDLLPGRPEVSMVTGETEEVDLQEFDNTRGSAGGQRREAYNDSSDDESSHHGPGVQCAHQ; from the exons ATGTCTAACGTCGCGGACACCAAGCTGTACGATATCCTCGGAGTGCCGCCCGGCGCCAGCGAGAACGAGCTGaagaag GCATACAGAAAGTTGGCCAAGGAATACCACCCAGATAAGAATCCAAATGCTGGCGATAAG ttcaaagaaataagtTTTGCGTATGAAGTTCTGTCTAACCCAGAGAAGCGCGAGCAATATGATCGATATGGGGAGCAGGGACTGCGGGAAGGCAGTGGGGGAAGTGGCATGGATGACATATTTTCTCATATATTCGGCGGAGGCTTGTTTGGGTTCATGGGTGGGCAGAATCGGAGTCGCAATGGGAGACGAAGGGGAGAGGACATGATGCACCCTCTGAA AGTGTCTTTAGAAGATCTATACAATGGCAAGACAACCAAACTTCAACTTAGCAAGAATGTTCTGTGTAGCTCTTGTAGTGG TCAAGGTGGTAAAACTGGTGCTGTTCAAAAATGTTCAGCTTGCCGAGGTCGAGGTGTGCGTATCATGATAAGGCAGCTGGCTCCAGGGATGGTGCAGCAGATGCAGTCTGTGTGCTCAGATTGTAATGGTGAAG GAGAAGTAATTAATGAAAAAGATCGCTGTAAAAAATGTGAAGGCAAGAAAGTGATTAAAGAAGTTAAGATCCTTGAGGTGCACGTGGACAAAGGCATGAAGCATGGTCAGAGGATCACATTTACTGGAGAAGCAGACCAAGCCCCTGGAGTAGAAGCTGGTGATATTGTCCTGGTGCTACAAGAAAGGGAGAATGAG GTGTTTCAAAGGGATGGGAATGACTTGCATATGACACACAAGATTGGACTTGTTGAAGCTCTCTGTGGCTTTCAATTTAATTTTAAGCACCTTGATAGCCGTCAAATTGTTGTGAAATACGCTCCTGGAAAAGTTATTGAACCAG GCTCTGTCCGTGTCGTGCGAGGTGAAGGCATGCCGCAATATCGCAACCCCTTTGAAAAAGGGGATCTGTACATTAAATTTGAAGTGCAGTTTCCAGAGAACAACTGGATTAATCCAGAAAAGCTTACT gAGCTTGAAGATCTTCTTCCAGGCAGACCAGAAGTCTCCATGGTCACTGGCGAAACAGAGGAAGTGGACCTACAGGAATTTGACAACACTCGTGGCTCAGCAGGCGGTCAGAGACGCGAAGCTTACAACGATAGCTCTGATGATGAAAGCAGCCATCATGGCCCAGGAGTACAGTGCGCACACCAGTAA